A single Anopheles arabiensis isolate DONGOLA chromosome 2, AaraD3, whole genome shotgun sequence DNA region contains:
- the LOC120895543 gene encoding CDAN1-interacting nuclease 1, with translation MVVISVKRFTEIQNFIRNYHGLFVNCNMELEVKFPEYSSDTLGSITAKEVVQRVKSNHSKISAKAASLVKEYQAIARQTLAHDVLQKMAIELQIPSIVLCRILLAKIYSDMAKSELNEMLRMPDLIPDSLLAVNVSYCLYSETMDGPITDLVRRFIGEEYEVRLKKMARDAGMVFYDEGDLRRTGYDKTPDLKMAVPFMYRGQVINWIESKASFGDMDSHKRYVKDQLSSYGNRFGPGIVIYWFGYLESIADCPENGNYVIVTDGFPAKDEMEFLTFNLPAFVEDDDNSSEDNRNRTK, from the exons ATGGTGGTAATAAGCGTGAAACGGTTTACCGAAATACAGAACTTTATCCGCAACTACCATGGCCTGTTCGTGAACTGCAACATGGAGCTGGAGGTCAAGTTCCCGGAGTACTCTTCCGACACACTCGGCAGCATTACGGCGAAGGAGGTAGTGCAGCGCGTCAAATCGAATCATTCCAAAATCAGTGCCAAAGCTGCTTCCCTAGTGAAAGA ATATCAAGCAATAGCTCGGCAAACGTTGGCCCACGATGTGTTGCAGAAAATGGCCATCGAACTACAAATCCCATCGATAGTGTTGTGCCGCATCCTGCTGGCCAAAATCTACAGCGACATGGCGAAATCGGAGTTAAACGAAATGCTTCGCATGCCGGATCTCATCCCCGACTCGTTGCTGGCCGTAAATGTAAGCTACTGTCTGTACAGCGAAACGATGGACGGACCCATCACCGATCTGGTGCGTCGGTTTATCGGCGAAGAGTACGAGGTACGGCTGAAGAAGATGGCCCGGGATGCGGGTATGGTTTTCTACGACGAAGGCGATCTACGGCGCACGGGGTACGACAAAACGCCCGACCTGAAGATGGCCGTCCCGTTCATGTACCGTGGCCAGGTGATCAACTGGATCGAGAGCAAGGCGTCGTTCGGGGACATGGATTCGCACAAGCGGTACGTGAAGGATCAGCTGTCCAGCTATGGGAATCGGTTCGGTCCCGGGATCGTGATTTACTGGTTCGGCTACCTGGAGAGCATTGCCGATTGTCCGGAGAATGGGAACTATGTGATAGTGACGGATGGATTCCCGGCAAAAGACGAGATGGAATTTCTTACCTTTAATTTGCCCGCCTTCGTGGAGGACGACGACAACAGCAGCGAAGACAATAGGAATAGGACCAAATAA
- the LOC120895796 gene encoding uncharacterized protein LOC120895796: MAPQNSTLIHNDSTAGSASAVATSAEELSNFSPILPPRNHHHHHRHHHHHHHHHHHHRSSSQRQHEPTTQLEDSEAGLPFASSTLDGDNDTGGETQPARGTKSTTNTSDDAAEAKCTNTNTIAKPSSSSGNVASTSRGGSFRADVVTADRELQSLPVGWAGCGTTLPEPRACGTGRGTVKRELLNSIPYHSHTHVPNPIHTESPDSDGNGTDDTDDAYDAITPEPPRPATSTTPAPSTEPESEPTTATTTTPSTDIEIPIWIRGEARFVSGINATTTCSNIIRALIDDEIQNGNYGPEDVAVSRDVSDYVIIERWREVEQVLTGDTRILSIWNAWGDAKNEVQFRLKINKTNLEKGAAGGKENKSKKQKEKIGLINRMMRKVLKQGEAIQNHLSQISQKSTEKRQQEKFRKYVRKNCGKHLIMENFLHDAATNNLSDLSVDGEPLVVSEREAKDAKVRRSTFPGKLLFSARKSSSAGAAAGGGKDRPGARVLKNVLFESSDQLADGGKANEDELLLVIDHTSDSDSGIFTNNHALSRRDTLPKRPNFGSMVEIDRYAKDSDELATELGGKEEHELLEGSGDSAKRQQKYHRSKRRYDSLRCHHQHRKPSSAELEYTLSEDDGVASTSGGRRSADRDQELVELVGDQDEEDDVVEEEDFTPPVDDFESDDQCELRKGTFNRTSFRFDLIRQEIATKMAEMQHLLEQEEELLRRLKLKSAKFHAENQIYRSHIGLDFHVERLQQSIDRCAKEIIEIEQQLLETKMEIEEKSPLIDNLRALLEAQEAGQCYRRPAGKQSGAGQQQQQRYGMTKHFRTGSVEEGEALSADTCFTHAPSAGSRHSLAPRCKSSNPPSANESVEFVDNIYEFCDNNQSFVV, from the exons ATGGCACCCCAAAACTCGACCCTGATTCACAACGACTCGACGGCGGGATCGGCCTCGGCGGTGGCCACCTCGGCGGAAGAGCTGAGCAACTTTAGCCCTATCCTACCGCCCCgcaaccatcaccaccatcaccggcaccatcatcatcatcaccaccatcaccaccatcatcgttcGAGCAGCCAGCGCCAACATGAACCAACCACCCAGCTTGAGGATAGTGAAGCCGGTCTCCCGTTTGCTAGCAGCACTCTGGACGGTGACAACGATACGGGAGGAGAGACACAGCCGGCACGTGGCACGAAATCAACCACCAACACTAGCGACGACGCAGCAGAGGCAAAATGcacaaacaccaacacaaTCGCCAAGCCATCGTCCTCGTCGGGAAACGTTGCATCCACTTCGCGGGGTGGTAGCTTCCGAGCGGACGTTGTGACGGCGGACCGGGAGCTGCAATCGCTGCCGGTTGGATGGGCAGGATGCGGCACGACGCTACCGGAACCCCGCGCCTGCGGCACCGGCCGTGGTACGGTGAAGCGCGAACTG CTCAACTCCATACCCTACCACAGCCATACACACGTCCCCAACCCAATCCACACCGAAAGCCCCGACTCGGACGGCAACGGTACGGACGATACGGACGATGCGTACGACGCCATCACACCGGAACCACCGAGGCCGGCCACCAGCACCACTCCTGCACCATCGACCGAGCCGGAATCCGAAcctaccaccgccaccaccaccaccccgtcCACCGACATCGAAATACCGATCTGGATCCGGGGCGAGGCACGGTTCGTGTCCGGCATCAACGCTACGACCACGTGCAGCAACATTATCCGGGCACTGATCGACGACGAAATCCAGAACGGAAACTACGGACCGGAAG ATGTCGCAGTGTCGCGTGACGTGAGCGATTACGTGATAATAGAACGATGGCGTGAGGTCGAGCAGGTCCTGACCGGCGACACACGCATCCTTTCGATCTGGAACGCGTGGGGCGACGCCAAAAACGAG GTGCAGTTCCGTTTGaagataaacaaaactaaCCTGGAAAAGGGCGCTGCCGGTGGCAAG GAGAACAAATCGAAAAAGCAGAAGGAAAAGATCGGACTGATCAATCGCATGATGCGCAAGGTGCTGAAGCAGGGCGAAGCCATCCAGAACCATCTGTCCCAGATCAG CCAAAAGTCGACGGAGAAGCGACAGCAGGAAAAGTTCCGCAAGTATGTGCGCAAAAACTGTGGCAAGCATCTGATTATGGAGAACTTCCTGCACGATGCGGCCACCAACAATCTGTCTGACCTGTCGGTGGACGGGGAGCCGCTGGTTGTGAGCGAGCGGGAAGCGAAAGATGCCAAAGTGCGGCGCAGTACGTTCCCGGGGAAGTTGCTGTTTTCCGCCCGGAAATCATCGTCAGCTGGAGCTGCGGCCGGTGGTGGTAAGGATAGACCGGGGGCACGAGTGCTGAAGAACGTGCTGTTTGAGTCGTCCGACCAGCTGGCCGATGGTGGGAAAGCGAACGaagacgagctgctgctggtgattgATCACACTTCCGACAGCGACAGTGGCATCTTCACCAACAACCACGCGCTGAGTCGCCGGGACACGCTGCCCAAGCGGCCCAACTTTGGCTCGATGGTGGAGATTGATCGGTACGCAAAGGACTCGGACGAGCTTGCTACCGAGCTGGGTGGAAAGGAGGAGCACGAGCTGCTGGAGGGTTCGGGCGACAGTGCGAAACGACAGCAGAAGTACCACCGGTCGAAGCGTCGGTACGACTCGCTGCGCTGTCACCATCAGCACAGAAAACCATCATCGGCCGAGCTGGAGTACACACTGTCAGAGGACGACGGAGTGGCGTCTACCAGCGGTGGCCGACGATCGGCCGATCGGGACCAGGAGCTGGTGGAGCTGGTAGGTGAccaggacgaggaggacgatgtGGTGGAAGAGGAGGACTTTACGCCGCCGGTCGATGACTTCGAGTCGGACGACCAGTGCGAGCTGCGCAAGGGCACGTTCAATCGGACCTCGTTTCGGTTCGATCTGATCCGGCAGGAGATTGCGACCAAGATGGCGGAGATGCAGCATCTGctcgagcaggaggaggagctgCTCCGCCGGCTGAAGCTGAAGAGTGCCAAATTCCATGCCGAGAATCAAATCTACCGCTCGCACATCGGGCTGGACTTCCACGTCGAGCGGCTGCAGCAGTCGATCGACCGGTGTGCCAAGGAGATTATCGAaatcgagcagcagctgctcgaaaCGAAGATGGAGATCGAGGAGAAGTCACCGCTGATCGATAATCTGCGCGCCCTGCTGGAGGCACAGGAAGCGGGCCAGTGCTATCGGCGGCCGGCCGGCAAACAGAGCGGCGcagggcagcagcaacagcagcgatACGGCATGACGAAACACTTCCGAACTGGATCGGTCGAGGAGGGTGAAGCGCTCAGTGCGGACACCTGCTTTACCCATGCACCGTCGGCCGGATCGCGCCACAGTTTGGCACCGAGGTGCAAATCATCGAACCCTCCGTCCGCCAACGAGTCGGTCGAGTTTGTGGACAATATTTACGAGTTTTGTGATAATAATCAGAGCTTTGTCGTATGA
- the LOC120895546 gene encoding zinc finger protein 706-like — translation MARGHQKIQSQQKAQEKAAKLKKQQGHGLSDQMKAAQKALVFSCAVCKSQMPDPKTYKQHFENKHPKNELPAELKDV, via the coding sequence ATGGCTCGCGGTCACCAGAAGATCCAGTCGCAGCAGAAGGCACAGGAAAAGGCTGCCAAGCTAAAGAAGCAGCAGGGGCACGGGCTGAGCGACCAGATGAAGGCGGCCCAGAAAGCGCTCGTGTTCTCCTGCGCGGTGTGCAAATCACAGATGCCCGACCCGAAAACGTACAAGCAGCACTTTGAAAACAAACATCCCAAGAACGAACTCCCGGCCGAGCTGAAGGACGTTTAA
- the LOC120895545 gene encoding zinc finger protein 706-like: MARGHQKIQSQQKAQEKAAKMKKQQGHGLSDQMKAAQKALVFSCAVCKSQMPDPKTYKQHFENKHPKNDLPAELKDVV; encoded by the coding sequence ATGGCCCGTGGACACCAGAAGATCCAGTCGCAGCAGAAGGCGCAGGAAAAGGCTGCCAAGATGAAGAAGCAGCAGGGGCACGGGCTGAGCGACCAGATGAAGGCGGCCCAGAAAGCGCTCGTGTTCTCCTGCGCGGTGTGCAAATCACAGATGCCCGACCCGAAAACGTACAAGCAGCACTTTGAAAACAAACATCCCAAAAATGATCTCCCGGCAGAGCTGAAGGACGTCGTCTAA
- the LOC120895544 gene encoding mediator of RNA polymerase II transcription subunit 20 — MGVTVLQPYPLEKSGAQTIDFLLKRVVALGAVPAGQFLVDCETYSSNPQLGPPKTVHILHNSEQPASVFSILDTGTKQIPLVTDGLFDLLMTRIAPAYTSKKQTKIESKGQRFEFGDFVIKLGSVTMSQNFKGVLVEVEYRPCLVPGSCWELMREFLQGFLGSNVSNSMPAYFTQRSSINPNHSKANEIYQPIDTINQYLEHFTNYRKQTMAPVGVRP, encoded by the coding sequence ATGGGCGTAACTGTGCTGCAACCGTACCCGCTGGAGAAATCCGGCGCCCAAACGATCGATTTTCTGCTGAAGCGCGTGGTAGCGCTGGGCGCCGTACCCGCCGGCCAGTTTCTGGTGGATTGTGAAACGTACAGCTCGAACCCGCAGCTGGGCCCACCGAAAACCGTACACATACTGCACAACTCCGAGCAGCCAGCGTCCGTCTTTTCCATCCTGGACACCGGCACCAAGCAGATACCACTCGTGACCGATGGGCTGTTCGATCTGCTGATGACCCGAATCGCTCCGGCCTACACCTCCAAGAAGCAGACGAAAATCGAATCCAAAGGGCAGCGCTTCGAGTTCGGCGACTTTGTGATCAAGCTGGGCAGCGTGACGATGAGCCAAAACTTTAAGGGCGTGCTGGTGGAGGTGGAGTATCGGCCGTGCCTCGTGCCGGGCAGTTGCTGGGAGCTGATGCGTGAGTTTCTGCAAGGATTTCTCGGCTCGAACGTGTCCAACTCGATGCCCGCCTACTTTACGCAACGCTCCAGCATCAACCCGAATCACTCGAAGGCGAACGAAATCTATCAGCCGATCGATACGATCAACCAGTACTTGGAGCATTTCACCAACTACCGGAAGCAAACAATGGCACCCGTTGGGGTACGGCCTTAA